The Nitrogeniibacter aestuarii genome has a window encoding:
- the lptG gene encoding LPS export ABC transporter permease LptG, which translates to MNILRRYIAREVLGATFMVLVAFLGLFAFFDFVNELDSIGKDGYQIHHALVYVALILPGRVYELMPIAVLIGTLYALTTLARHSEITVMRASGLSTGHLMRLLGSIGLLFVVFTFVFGEYVAPPAEKAAQQWRLTATGSSVSSELESGLWVRDGKRFINVKTLTPERTMKGVRIYEFDDAKALSSISYAQDGEYDPGHGWTLTDISRTVFEADRTRIEHVPTLSWASDLTPEVLSVLMVAPERMSVTTLYAYLQHLEDNAQRADRYAIALWKKLAYPFAVLVMMALALPFAYSHDRMGGVSVKVFIGIMLGVGFHLLNGLFSNLGVINAWPAPVAALAPSLVFLLAAMVMLYWTERR; encoded by the coding sequence ATGAACATACTGCGTCGCTACATTGCGCGTGAAGTGCTCGGCGCCACCTTCATGGTCCTGGTGGCGTTTCTCGGCCTGTTTGCCTTCTTCGACTTCGTGAATGAACTCGACAGCATTGGCAAGGATGGCTACCAGATCCACCATGCGCTGGTCTATGTCGCGCTGATCCTGCCCGGTCGCGTGTATGAGCTGATGCCCATTGCGGTGCTGATCGGGACGCTCTACGCGCTCACGACCCTGGCGCGTCACTCCGAAATCACGGTGATGCGCGCGTCCGGTCTGTCGACCGGACATCTCATGCGTTTGCTCGGATCCATCGGCCTGCTGTTCGTTGTCTTTACTTTCGTGTTCGGTGAGTACGTGGCCCCCCCGGCCGAGAAAGCGGCGCAACAATGGCGCCTGACGGCGACCGGGTCGTCGGTGTCAAGCGAGCTGGAGTCCGGCCTGTGGGTGAGGGATGGCAAGCGCTTCATCAATGTGAAGACGCTGACACCCGAGCGGACCATGAAGGGCGTGCGGATCTACGAGTTCGACGATGCCAAGGCCCTCAGTTCGATCAGCTATGCCCAGGACGGTGAATACGACCCGGGTCATGGATGGACGTTGACGGACATTTCCCGCACCGTCTTCGAGGCCGATCGCACGCGTATCGAGCATGTGCCCACCCTGAGCTGGGCGTCCGATCTGACGCCCGAAGTGCTCAGCGTGCTGATGGTGGCGCCTGAGCGCATGTCGGTGACCACGCTGTATGCCTATCTTCAGCATCTCGAGGACAATGCCCAGCGTGCGGATCGTTACGCGATTGCCCTGTGGAAGAAGCTGGCCTACCCGTTTGCCGTGCTGGTGATGATGGCGCTGGCTTTGCCCTTCGCATACAGCCACGACCGCATGGGGGGGGTGAGCGTGAAGGTGTTCATCGGCATCATGCTCGGTGTGGGCTTCCACCTGCTGAACGGACTGTTCTCCAATCTCGGCGTGATCAATGCCTGGCCTGCGCCGGTCGCTGCACTGGCGCCGAGCCTGGTCTTTCTCCTGGCCGCCATGGTCATGCTGTACTGGACGGAGCGTCGCTGA
- the rpsP gene encoding 30S ribosomal protein S16 — protein MVVIRLARSGAKKRPFYNIVAADRRERRDGRFIERVGFYNPVASESEQGLVINTERLTYWQQNGAQLSDTVARLVKQAAKAAA, from the coding sequence ATGGTTGTTATTCGCCTTGCACGTAGCGGCGCCAAGAAGCGCCCTTTCTACAACATCGTTGCTGCTGACCGCCGCGAGCGCCGTGATGGCCGCTTCATTGAGCGTGTTGGTTTTTACAATCCGGTTGCCTCCGAAAGCGAGCAAGGCCTGGTGATCAACACCGAGCGCCTGACCTACTGGCAGCAGAACGGCGCCCAGCTGTCCGACACCGTTGCCCGTCTGGTCAAGCAGGCTGCCAAAGCCGCGGCCTGA
- the rimM gene encoding ribosome maturation factor RimM (Essential for efficient processing of 16S rRNA): MIVMGRIIAPYGIKGWVKIHPFGDDPLSWKKMPRWWLCQDDKAAETSWQAYALKNCRFQGKGLVASLEGIDDRTAAESLKGCYIAAPREAMPPTAEDEYYWADLIGLAVENAEGEPLGTVSTLISAGAHDVLQVNDGESEHLIPFVPAYVDKVDTDAKVIRVQWQKDW; encoded by the coding sequence ATGATTGTCATGGGGCGAATCATTGCCCCCTATGGCATCAAGGGCTGGGTCAAGATTCACCCGTTCGGTGACGACCCGCTGTCCTGGAAAAAGATGCCCCGCTGGTGGTTGTGTCAGGACGACAAAGCCGCAGAGACGAGCTGGCAGGCCTACGCGCTGAAGAACTGTCGTTTTCAGGGCAAGGGTCTGGTTGCTTCGCTTGAAGGGATTGACGACCGCACGGCCGCCGAAAGTTTGAAGGGTTGCTACATTGCAGCCCCGCGCGAGGCGATGCCGCCCACCGCGGAAGATGAGTACTACTGGGCCGATCTGATCGGGCTGGCAGTCGAAAATGCCGAAGGCGAACCCTTGGGCACGGTCTCCACACTGATTTCAGCCGGCGCACATGATGTGCTGCAGGTCAATGACGGGGAGTCCGAGCATCTGATTCCGTTCGTACCGGCGTATGTCGACAAGGTCGATACCGATGCGAAAGTGATCCGGGTCCAATGGCAAAAAGACTGGTGA
- a CDS encoding glucan biosynthesis protein G: MLDSMFQRLRRCRAPWALLAALALASGFGATTAQAKRGGFGFDDVVELAKARAGSPYEAPRQIPDFMQKLSMNEYRAIRFDSDQSLWRDGGARFEVQMIPAGAYYRRPVKINLVDAGGAKPLMFRKEMFVVENESLARRIPANLGFAGFKLTYPLNRKSLREAVLTFAGATYFRGVGAGNETGLAARGLAIDTGLMSGEEFPQFVEYWLERPAKNSEAMRFYALMDSRRVSGAYQFSVYPGAPTKVDVKAVLFTRERVELLGVAPLTSMFYYGENTSRPVGDWRPEVHTSDGLLMQMGNDEWVWNPLLNPKALHVQAFGANAIKGFGLLQRDTRFESYEDSEVRFDQKPSAWVVPKVSWGDGRIMLIEIPSKDESNDNIVAFWAPKGAMEGGQELALEYRISFGSPDVDKAAPPRAINTFVGRGEPLDEESAQRAYRLVVDFAGEALDKLTPEVLPVADVSAQENGEVIEQFLTYLEERKIWRLSILARPADGRPLALRAALTAEGKPVTETWTYTLPEPNSIYGAKR, translated from the coding sequence GTGCTCGATTCGATGTTTCAGCGTCTCCGGCGGTGCCGTGCTCCATGGGCTCTTCTCGCCGCGCTGGCGTTGGCAAGTGGTTTCGGTGCGACGACGGCTCAGGCGAAACGCGGCGGGTTCGGTTTTGATGATGTGGTCGAACTGGCCAAGGCGCGTGCCGGCAGTCCGTACGAGGCACCGAGACAGATCCCCGATTTCATGCAGAAGCTCAGCATGAACGAATACCGGGCCATTCGCTTTGATTCCGACCAGAGCCTGTGGCGGGACGGGGGGGCGCGTTTCGAAGTGCAGATGATTCCGGCTGGCGCGTATTATCGTCGCCCCGTGAAGATCAACCTCGTCGATGCCGGTGGCGCGAAGCCGCTGATGTTCCGCAAGGAGATGTTCGTGGTCGAGAACGAAAGCCTGGCGCGGCGGATTCCCGCCAACCTGGGCTTTGCCGGGTTCAAGCTGACCTATCCCCTCAATCGCAAGAGCCTTCGCGAAGCCGTGCTGACCTTCGCCGGGGCGACCTACTTCCGCGGTGTTGGCGCCGGCAATGAAACCGGTCTTGCCGCGCGCGGTCTGGCGATCGACACCGGGCTCATGTCCGGCGAAGAATTCCCCCAGTTCGTCGAGTACTGGCTTGAGCGACCGGCCAAGAACTCGGAAGCCATGCGTTTCTATGCGCTCATGGACAGCCGTCGGGTCAGTGGCGCATACCAGTTCAGTGTCTATCCCGGCGCGCCCACCAAGGTGGATGTCAAGGCCGTTCTGTTCACGCGCGAACGCGTCGAATTGCTTGGCGTGGCGCCGCTGACCAGCATGTTCTACTACGGCGAAAATACCTCTCGCCCGGTCGGCGACTGGCGTCCTGAGGTCCATACGTCCGATGGTCTGCTGATGCAGATGGGTAATGACGAGTGGGTGTGGAATCCGCTGCTCAATCCCAAGGCGCTCCATGTACAGGCGTTCGGTGCCAACGCCATCAAGGGCTTCGGCCTGTTGCAGCGCGACACCCGCTTCGAGAGCTACGAGGACAGCGAGGTGCGGTTCGACCAGAAGCCCAGTGCCTGGGTCGTGCCCAAAGTGTCCTGGGGGGACGGGCGCATCATGTTGATCGAGATCCCCTCCAAGGATGAGAGCAACGACAACATCGTCGCGTTCTGGGCGCCCAAAGGCGCCATGGAAGGAGGTCAGGAGCTTGCGCTGGAGTACAGGATCAGTTTTGGTTCACCCGACGTGGACAAGGCGGCTCCGCCGAGGGCAATCAACACCTTTGTGGGTCGGGGCGAGCCGCTGGACGAGGAGAGCGCGCAGCGCGCCTACCGCTTGGTCGTGGATTTCGCCGGGGAGGCGCTCGACAAGCTGACGCCTGAGGTCTTGCCTGTGGCCGACGTATCGGCGCAGGAGAATGGCGAGGTGATCGAGCAGTTCCTCACCTACCTCGAAGAACGCAAGATCTGGCGGCTCTCCATTCTGGCGCGACCTGCTGACGGGCGTCCCCTGGCCTTGCGGGCTGCTCTGACCGCCGAGGGCAAGCCGGTGACCGAAACATGGACATATACGCTGCCCGAACCGAATTCAATCTACGGAGCCAAGCGATGA
- a CDS encoding YihY family inner membrane protein, translating to MSLTHIQNFLRLLLERFVDTRCPLVAGSLTFTSLLAVVPLLAVALSVFSHFPGFAQFGDSLSAFLLDNLLPETAGRIIATYALEFTQKAGDLTVIGSAVLIITALSLMLTIDSALNTIWGVRTPRPLVTRLTIYWVVLTVGPLFLGGSLAATSYVVSTSLGLVNDPPWLRLIVARMLPVLLLGMLFSFLYYSIPNRRINPWHALVGGVAAALGFIAMQRGLGFYFAYFPSYTLIYGTFATLPIFLLWLYLSWIVILLGAILAAGIPTYLSRIRALPSFPGTRAYGALLMLRELAAAQTAGDSRQAETLYRIARQTPAHGEPILEDMHEAGWLARTDEEDWILARRIDDIRLSDVLTRFCISAPAIDGLAADGLAPETAAHIRAMLSASDLPLPELFRRVGSPAGQSG from the coding sequence ATGTCACTGACACATATCCAGAACTTTCTTCGCCTGCTGCTCGAGCGCTTCGTCGACACCCGCTGCCCGCTGGTCGCGGGCAGCCTCACGTTCACTTCTCTGTTGGCCGTGGTGCCACTCCTCGCAGTCGCCTTGTCGGTATTTAGCCACTTTCCCGGCTTCGCCCAGTTCGGGGACAGCCTGAGCGCCTTCTTGCTCGACAACCTGCTGCCGGAGACCGCCGGGCGCATCATCGCCACCTATGCGCTTGAGTTCACCCAGAAAGCGGGCGATCTGACCGTGATCGGTTCGGCCGTACTGATCATCACGGCGCTGAGCCTGATGCTGACCATCGACAGCGCGCTCAACACCATCTGGGGCGTGCGCACACCCCGACCACTGGTCACACGCCTGACCATCTACTGGGTGGTGCTGACCGTCGGCCCCCTCTTCCTGGGCGGCTCTCTGGCAGCCACCAGCTACGTGGTGAGCACATCGCTGGGGCTCGTCAACGATCCGCCCTGGCTGCGCCTGATCGTGGCCCGCATGCTGCCCGTATTGCTACTGGGCATGCTGTTCAGCTTCCTCTACTACAGCATTCCGAACCGGCGCATCAATCCCTGGCACGCCCTTGTTGGTGGCGTGGCCGCCGCACTCGGCTTCATCGCCATGCAGCGGGGACTCGGCTTCTATTTCGCCTACTTTCCGAGCTACACGCTGATCTACGGCACCTTTGCGACGCTGCCGATCTTCTTGCTGTGGCTGTATCTGTCCTGGATCGTGATCCTGCTCGGAGCCATCCTGGCGGCGGGCATCCCCACGTACCTGTCCCGCATTCGTGCATTGCCGAGTTTTCCCGGCACGCGCGCCTACGGCGCCCTGCTGATGCTTCGGGAACTGGCCGCCGCGCAGACCGCCGGGGACAGCCGCCAGGCTGAGACGCTGTATCGCATTGCCCGTCAGACCCCCGCGCATGGCGAACCCATCCTGGAGGACATGCACGAGGCCGGATGGCTGGCACGGACGGATGAGGAAGACTGGATTCTGGCCAGACGCATTGATGACATCCGACTCTCCGACGTACTGACCCGCTTCTGCATCTCCGCCCCGGCCATTGACGGTCTCGCCGCCGACGGGCTGGCACCGGAAACCGCCGCTCACATCCGTGCCATGCTCAGCGCGAGTGATCTGCCCCTGCCTGAGCTGTTCAGACGTGTCGGCTCACCTGCCGGTCAGAGCGGATAG
- the trmD gene encoding tRNA (guanosine(37)-N1)-methyltransferase TrmD, with protein sequence MTVTDLDRRTRRFDIVTLFPDMFGALTGNGISRRALARGLYALTCWNPRDFTTDVHRTVDDRPYGGGPGMVMLASPLEEAIAAARAAQLVDTGSTGRVIYLSPQGRRLDHQKVMELATLPSLTLLCGRYEGVDQRLIDRCVDEEISLGDFVLSGGELPAMVLLDAIIRQLPGALNDADSAVEDSFVDGLLDCPHFTRPEVDAHGVEVPPVLLSGDHKNIRRWRLKQALGQTWLRRPELLEARPLSKEEVKLLDEFRQEHAGR encoded by the coding sequence TTGACCGTGACCGATCTGGATCGCCGCACGCGGCGGTTCGATATCGTCACCCTGTTCCCCGACATGTTCGGGGCACTGACCGGAAACGGGATCAGCCGTCGGGCGCTTGCCCGGGGGCTGTATGCTCTGACCTGCTGGAATCCGCGTGACTTCACGACGGATGTTCATCGAACGGTCGACGATCGCCCTTATGGCGGCGGCCCCGGCATGGTCATGCTGGCCAGCCCGCTGGAAGAGGCGATCGCAGCCGCCAGGGCGGCACAACTGGTCGATACCGGCAGCACCGGTCGGGTGATCTACCTGTCGCCCCAAGGGCGCAGGCTAGACCACCAGAAGGTCATGGAACTGGCGACGCTGCCATCTCTGACCTTGTTGTGCGGTCGCTACGAAGGGGTGGATCAGCGACTGATCGACCGCTGCGTGGATGAAGAAATATCGCTGGGCGACTTCGTGTTGTCTGGTGGAGAACTGCCGGCAATGGTGCTGCTCGATGCCATCATCCGTCAGTTGCCGGGCGCGTTGAACGATGCGGACTCGGCAGTCGAGGACTCCTTCGTGGATGGCCTGCTCGATTGCCCGCATTTTACGCGACCGGAAGTGGACGCCCATGGCGTCGAAGTGCCCCCGGTACTGTTGTCCGGGGACCACAAGAACATTCGCCGCTGGCGCCTGAAACAGGCGCTTGGGCAAACCTGGCTGAGACGGCCCGAGCTTCTCGAAGCGCGACCGCTGAGCAAGGAAGAAGTGAAACTGCTTGATGAATTCAGGCAGGAACACGCGGGGCGTTGA
- the wrbA gene encoding NAD(P)H:quinone oxidoreductase, which yields MKEVLVLYYSRKGSVHALAEQIARGVERVPGVGARLRTVPAVSTVCEATEDEVPAEGPPYVSLDDLESCIGVALGSPTRFGNMAAPMKYFLDGTIGPWVNGALVGKPAAVFTSSGSHHGGQETTLMSMMLPLMHHGMVMVGLPYSERTLSSTTTGGTPYGVTHVAGHDGNPALSDDEITLAVAQGERLARIALALEGAR from the coding sequence ATGAAAGAAGTCCTCGTCCTTTATTACAGCCGCAAGGGCTCGGTCCATGCGTTGGCCGAACAGATTGCGCGCGGTGTCGAGCGCGTGCCCGGTGTCGGGGCACGCTTGCGCACGGTGCCGGCCGTGAGCACGGTGTGCGAGGCCACTGAAGACGAGGTGCCGGCAGAGGGGCCACCCTACGTGAGCCTGGATGACCTGGAGTCGTGTATTGGCGTTGCGCTGGGGAGCCCCACGCGTTTCGGCAACATGGCGGCACCGATGAAGTACTTTCTCGACGGCACGATCGGTCCGTGGGTCAATGGGGCCCTGGTGGGCAAACCGGCTGCCGTGTTCACGTCCAGTGGCAGCCATCATGGCGGACAGGAGACCACCCTGATGTCGATGATGCTGCCGCTCATGCACCACGGCATGGTGATGGTTGGGTTGCCGTACAGCGAGCGTACCTTGTCGAGCACTACCACCGGCGGGACGCCGTACGGTGTGACGCATGTGGCCGGCCACGATGGCAATCCGGCCCTGAGTGATGATGAGATCACCCTCGCCGTGGCTCAAGGCGAGCGCCTGGCGCGTATCGCGCTGGCCCTGGAGGGCGCCCGATGA
- a CDS encoding DUF2069 domain-containing protein: MSPRMLIWISSILWFALIVLCVGWEAWWAPLRPGGSWLMLKAAFLLIPLRGILYGKRYTYQWGCMFVLLYFMEGVVRFNDPDGVALLARIEVGLTIAVFLAMVLYARQTAPSRLKAAQEAPGK; encoded by the coding sequence ATGAGTCCGCGCATGCTGATCTGGATCTCCTCAATCCTGTGGTTTGCGCTGATCGTGCTGTGCGTCGGTTGGGAGGCCTGGTGGGCGCCTCTGCGTCCGGGCGGCTCGTGGCTGATGCTCAAGGCGGCATTCCTGCTGATTCCCCTGCGTGGCATCCTGTATGGGAAGCGTTACACCTATCAGTGGGGATGCATGTTCGTTTTGCTCTACTTCATGGAAGGTGTCGTCCGCTTCAATGATCCGGATGGCGTCGCCTTGCTGGCGCGCATCGAAGTGGGGCTGACGATCGCGGTGTTTCTCGCCATGGTGCTCTATGCGCGTCAGACGGCACCGTCGAGACTCAAGGCGGCGCAGGAAGCGCCGGGTAAATGA
- the mdoH gene encoding glucans biosynthesis glucosyltransferase MdoH, producing the protein MAQTLAADHKARKTAGPRRRHWRLAAYLRRTLYLLLVGTQTAGACFAVLAVLPYHGTTAIEMAIVVVSAVLFGWISAGFWMAVMGFIWRRVGGDPHSPARRLAPEKIGDVPLARTAVVYPIYHEDVQRTLSGLYSTWRDLERTGQIDAFDFFVLSDSRDPNIWLAEREACLALRERLGPDARIHYRRRVLNLNRKTGNVSDFLRRWGRGYKYMIVMDADSVMTGASLVRMGRIMESDDRIGILQTAPALINSTSAHARIQQFANRLYGPIFTDGLAALQLGEAVFWGHNAIIRVEAFMQHCGLPHLRGWGFLRGSVLSHDFVEAACMWRAGYEVWLDSSIEGSYEESPPTLGDELERDRRWAHGNFQHLYFLFRRGISSAHRAAFANGIMAYAASAIWFAYLVLITVELAQFTLQPIEYFPDPDSPFPVWPEWQPEWAVRLAFSTVFVLFAPKLLAVVDLFFDRERRRQMGGVMNVMVGTMVEMVFSMLLAPVRMLAHTRYVVVTLFNLKVRWAGQNRTEEEGWRDALVDHLPGALLAVAWSGFAYWLQPLFFYWSLPIAIPLVMAAPVSVWLSRFANGRRLRERGVLLTPEEAAPPPVVQDLRDAPALREPSRLTAFELAVIDPARHRFHLGMARQRSDIPFRQTRREALVAKAMESGAGALSAGERSWLVDDGRGLAELHRLVWMAPEESLWGRLVRQMCREAGA; encoded by the coding sequence ATGGCGCAAACCCTGGCCGCTGATCACAAGGCGCGCAAGACGGCGGGACCACGCAGGCGGCATTGGCGCCTGGCGGCCTACCTGCGCAGAACGCTCTACCTCCTGCTGGTTGGTACCCAGACGGCGGGCGCCTGTTTTGCAGTGCTGGCCGTGCTGCCCTATCACGGCACCACGGCCATCGAGATGGCGATTGTCGTGGTGTCGGCCGTCCTCTTCGGCTGGATCTCGGCCGGCTTCTGGATGGCGGTCATGGGCTTCATCTGGCGACGGGTGGGCGGTGACCCGCACAGTCCGGCGCGGCGCCTGGCGCCCGAGAAAATCGGTGACGTGCCGCTGGCAAGAACGGCGGTGGTCTACCCCATCTATCACGAAGACGTCCAGCGTACCCTGTCGGGTCTGTACAGCACATGGCGCGATCTGGAACGCACTGGTCAGATCGATGCCTTCGATTTTTTCGTGCTTTCGGACAGCCGTGATCCGAACATCTGGCTGGCCGAGCGCGAAGCGTGCCTCGCCCTGCGTGAGCGCCTCGGTCCTGACGCGCGCATCCACTATCGTCGCCGGGTGCTCAACCTGAACCGCAAGACAGGAAATGTGAGCGACTTCCTGCGCCGATGGGGGCGAGGCTACAAGTACATGATCGTGATGGACGCGGACAGCGTCATGACCGGCGCCAGTCTCGTTCGCATGGGGCGGATCATGGAGAGCGATGATCGCATCGGCATCCTCCAGACGGCGCCGGCCCTGATCAATTCGACCTCGGCACACGCACGCATCCAGCAGTTCGCAAACCGCCTTTATGGCCCGATCTTCACCGACGGTCTGGCCGCGTTGCAGCTGGGCGAAGCGGTCTTCTGGGGGCATAACGCGATCATCCGGGTGGAGGCCTTCATGCAGCACTGCGGTCTGCCTCACTTGCGCGGATGGGGCTTCCTGCGCGGCAGTGTGCTCAGTCACGATTTTGTCGAGGCTGCGTGCATGTGGCGCGCCGGCTACGAAGTCTGGCTCGATTCGAGTATCGAGGGAAGTTACGAAGAGTCACCCCCGACCCTGGGCGATGAGCTTGAGCGGGACCGCCGCTGGGCGCACGGCAATTTCCAGCATCTCTATTTTCTCTTCCGCCGCGGGATCTCCAGTGCTCATCGGGCCGCTTTTGCCAACGGCATCATGGCTTATGCGGCGTCGGCCATCTGGTTCGCCTATCTGGTGCTGATCACGGTCGAGCTAGCCCAGTTCACCCTCCAGCCCATCGAGTATTTCCCCGATCCGGACAGCCCGTTCCCGGTGTGGCCCGAATGGCAGCCTGAATGGGCTGTTCGCCTGGCCTTCAGCACCGTGTTCGTGCTCTTTGCCCCGAAGCTGCTCGCGGTCGTCGATCTTTTCTTTGATCGGGAGCGACGACGCCAGATGGGCGGTGTCATGAACGTGATGGTCGGCACCATGGTCGAGATGGTTTTTTCCATGCTGCTTGCCCCGGTGCGCATGCTGGCGCACACGCGCTATGTGGTCGTTACCCTGTTTAATCTCAAGGTCAGATGGGCTGGTCAGAACCGGACCGAGGAGGAGGGGTGGCGCGATGCGCTGGTGGATCACCTGCCAGGCGCCTTGCTGGCGGTCGCGTGGTCTGGCTTTGCCTACTGGCTCCAGCCGCTGTTCTTTTACTGGTCATTGCCGATCGCCATCCCGCTGGTGATGGCGGCACCGGTGTCTGTCTGGCTGAGCCGTTTCGCCAATGGACGTCGCCTGCGCGAGCGCGGCGTCCTGCTGACGCCGGAAGAGGCCGCACCGCCGCCAGTGGTTCAGGATTTGCGTGATGCGCCGGCCCTGCGGGAGCCTTCGCGGCTGACGGCCTTCGAACTTGCGGTCATCGATCCGGCACGGCATCGCTTTCACCTGGGCATGGCGCGGCAAAGGAGCGACATCCCGTTCAGGCAGACGCGGCGCGAGGCGCTGGTGGCCAAGGCCATGGAAAGCGGGGCGGGGGCGCTCAGCGCAGGCGAGCGCAGCTGGCTGGTGGATGACGGCAGGGGACTTGCTGAACTGCACCGACTCGTCTGGATGGCGCCGGAGGAGAGTCTGTGGGGGCGATTGGTGAGGCAGATGTGCCGGGAAGCCGGGGCTTGA
- the pyrF gene encoding orotidine-5'-phosphate decarboxylase — MTSEAIDYRSEKHIAPQDRLIVALDVANADEARDLVTRMGDAATFYKIGLELCMAGGYFELLDWLVAQQKKVFVDLKFFDVPETVRKAVRALASSGATLATIHGNQSIMEAAVKDKGDLKILAVTALTSLDQGDLNDLGFQCNVEELVLSRARRALEAGVDGIVSSGLEAPMIRRELGERLLVVTPGIRPVENRPSDDQKRTVDVAQAFRNGADYIVVGRPIRNAADPAQAARDIQQTIAEIFTG, encoded by the coding sequence ATGACATCTGAAGCCATCGATTACCGCTCGGAAAAACACATTGCGCCCCAGGATCGCCTGATCGTGGCGCTGGACGTCGCCAACGCGGATGAGGCTCGCGACCTCGTCACGCGAATGGGTGATGCCGCCACCTTCTACAAGATCGGCCTTGAGTTGTGCATGGCTGGTGGCTACTTCGAACTCCTGGACTGGCTTGTCGCCCAGCAGAAGAAGGTGTTCGTCGACCTGAAATTTTTCGATGTACCCGAGACCGTCCGCAAGGCCGTCCGGGCACTCGCCTCAAGTGGTGCCACCCTGGCGACCATCCACGGCAACCAATCGATCATGGAAGCCGCCGTTAAGGACAAAGGCGACCTCAAGATTCTCGCCGTCACTGCGCTCACCAGCCTCGATCAGGGCGACCTGAACGACCTAGGGTTCCAGTGCAACGTCGAAGAACTGGTTCTCTCGCGTGCGCGCCGCGCCCTCGAAGCCGGTGTCGATGGCATCGTCTCGTCCGGACTCGAAGCGCCGATGATCCGCCGCGAGCTCGGCGAACGCCTGCTGGTGGTCACACCAGGCATCCGCCCGGTGGAGAACCGCCCGTCGGACGATCAGAAGCGCACCGTGGACGTGGCGCAAGCCTTCCGCAACGGCGCCGACTACATCGTTGTCGGCCGTCCGATTCGCAACGCGGCCGATCCCGCTCAAGCCGCACGCGACATCCAGCAGACGATCGCGGAGATCTTCACGGGCTGA
- the rplS gene encoding 50S ribosomal protein L19, whose amino-acid sequence MNLIDQLEQEEIARLTETKTVPDFAPGDTVVVSVKVKEGNRERLQAYEGVVIAKRNRGLNSSFIVRKISSGEGVERTFQTYSPLVASIEVKRRGDVRRAKLYYLRGRTGKSARIKEKLVRKNG is encoded by the coding sequence ATGAATCTGATTGATCAACTCGAGCAGGAAGAAATCGCTCGTCTGACCGAAACCAAGACCGTCCCCGATTTCGCCCCGGGCGATACCGTGGTCGTCAGCGTGAAGGTCAAGGAAGGCAACCGTGAACGTCTGCAGGCATACGAAGGCGTGGTCATCGCCAAGCGTAACCGTGGTCTGAACTCGTCCTTCATCGTGCGCAAGATCTCTTCCGGTGAAGGCGTGGAGCGTACGTTCCAGACGTACTCCCCGCTGGTTGCAAGTATCGAAGTCAAGCGTCGCGGTGATGTCCGTCGTGCCAAGCTGTACTACCTGCGTGGCCGCACTGGCAAGTCCGCACGTATCAAGGAAAAGCTGGTTCGCAAGAACGGCTGA